The proteins below come from a single Rhizobium sp. BT04 genomic window:
- a CDS encoding phasin yields the protein MATIKTDDVFSIASFDPSKFAESFRDFAEKGAQQSKEAYAKLKTAGEEAGKTLEATVQTAQSGTVEIGLKAIDILRVNSENSLSHFEALLGVKSAAEFFELQTAFIRKQAELTVEQAKSIQETTKQVAEKLAKPSKDAAEKALASFKVA from the coding sequence ATGGCTACCATAAAGACCGATGACGTTTTTTCAATCGCTTCTTTCGACCCGTCCAAGTTCGCGGAATCCTTCCGTGATTTCGCCGAAAAGGGCGCTCAGCAGTCGAAGGAAGCCTATGCCAAGCTGAAGACCGCTGGCGAGGAAGCCGGCAAGACGCTCGAAGCCACCGTCCAGACGGCTCAGTCCGGCACCGTCGAGATCGGCCTGAAGGCGATCGACATCCTGCGCGTCAATTCCGAGAACTCGCTGTCGCACTTCGAAGCCCTGCTCGGCGTCAAGTCCGCCGCCGAATTCTTCGAACTGCAGACCGCCTTCATCCGCAAGCAGGCCGAGCTCACCGTCGAGCAGGCGAAGTCGATCCAGGAAACCACCAAGCAGGTCGCCGAAAAGCTGGCAAAGCCTTCCAAGGACGCCGCCGAAAAGGCCCTGGCATCCTTCAAGGTCGCCTGA
- a CDS encoding DUF4174 domain-containing protein, producing the protein MSKTLLYGATKIDETNSAYAPVESLAAFQWKNRVFVVFADRDNSRAARQENQLLADRSALDERDLVVLKISGADVRPLFGAADGLDGEAIRRDLEALEIGEFAAFLVGKDGTVKLKASEPITDGELFAIIDSMPMRAAESLKPDK; encoded by the coding sequence ATGTCGAAAACCCTTCTCTATGGTGCGACGAAGATCGACGAGACCAACAGCGCTTATGCCCCGGTCGAAAGCCTCGCGGCGTTCCAGTGGAAGAACCGCGTTTTCGTTGTTTTTGCCGACAGGGACAATTCCCGCGCCGCCCGGCAGGAGAACCAACTGCTGGCCGATCGTTCGGCCCTCGACGAGCGTGACCTGGTCGTGCTGAAGATATCAGGCGCCGATGTCCGGCCGCTCTTCGGTGCCGCCGATGGCCTCGACGGCGAAGCGATCCGCCGCGATCTCGAGGCGTTGGAGATCGGCGAATTTGCGGCCTTCCTTGTCGGCAAGGACGGCACCGTCAAGCTCAAGGCGAGCGAGCCGATAACCGATGGCGAGCTTTTCGCCATCATCGATAGCATGCCGATGCGTGCTGCCGAATCGTTAAAGCCGGACAAATAG
- a CDS encoding LysR family transcriptional regulator, with translation MNWDDVRIFLAVARTGQILAASKRLGLNHATLSRRLTSLEEALKTRLFIRRTNGCELTAEGEVFLASAERMETEMLAVQASLGHTDTAIAGTVRVGAPDGFGVSFLAPRMGRLIERHPELKIQLVPVPRSFSLSQREADIAITLERPEQGRLVSSKLTDYTLGLYASCDYLASQGTPGDIEALKAHPRIGYVEDLIFTASLNFSGEVMRSWDASFEISTAIGQTEAVRSGAGIGILHDYIARQYPELERILPDVSIRRAYWTTYHETARDLLRVRSVADFLQELVSAERQIFL, from the coding sequence ATGAACTGGGACGATGTTCGTATATTCCTTGCCGTCGCCCGCACCGGGCAGATTCTTGCCGCCTCGAAGCGGCTGGGGCTCAATCACGCCACGCTCTCGCGCCGGCTGACATCGCTGGAAGAGGCGCTGAAGACGCGGCTTTTCATCCGCCGCACAAATGGTTGCGAGCTGACGGCCGAAGGTGAAGTGTTCCTGGCATCCGCGGAGCGGATGGAAACCGAAATGCTCGCAGTGCAAGCGAGCCTCGGCCACACCGATACGGCAATTGCCGGGACGGTCCGCGTCGGCGCGCCTGATGGGTTCGGCGTTTCCTTCCTGGCGCCGCGCATGGGCAGGCTGATCGAGCGTCATCCGGAGCTGAAGATCCAGCTCGTCCCTGTGCCGCGCTCTTTCTCGCTGTCGCAGCGCGAGGCCGATATCGCCATCACGCTGGAGCGGCCCGAACAGGGCCGCCTCGTCTCCTCCAAGCTCACCGACTATACGCTCGGTCTCTACGCCTCGTGCGATTACCTTGCCTCGCAAGGCACACCCGGCGATATCGAGGCGCTGAAGGCGCATCCGCGCATCGGCTATGTCGAAGACCTGATCTTCACCGCCTCGCTGAATTTCTCCGGCGAGGTGATGCGCAGTTGGGATGCGAGCTTCGAGATCTCGACGGCGATCGGACAGACGGAGGCGGTCCGGTCAGGTGCCGGCATCGGCATCCTGCACGATTATATCGCCCGGCAGTATCCGGAACTCGAGCGCATCCTGCCTGATGTTTCAATCCGGCGCGCCTACTGGACGACCTATCACGAAACGGCGCGCGACCTTCTGCGCGTCAGGAGCGTTGCCGATTTCCTGCAGGAACTCGTCAGCGCCGAACGGCAGATTTTTCTTTAG
- a CDS encoding putative quinol monooxygenase, whose translation MSRKPVVRMAELEIDPDTLEIYRALLTEEIEASLALEDGVLSLCAVSIREHPNRIRILEVYADQEAYEAHLRTPHFLKYKNQTADMVTSLTLIEVDPIAMRAKP comes from the coding sequence ATGAGCCGGAAACCCGTCGTCAGAATGGCGGAGCTGGAAATCGATCCGGACACGCTGGAAATCTATCGCGCATTGCTGACCGAAGAAATCGAGGCATCCCTGGCGCTGGAAGACGGTGTCCTTTCGCTCTGCGCCGTTTCCATCAGGGAGCACCCAAACCGCATCCGTATCCTTGAGGTCTACGCCGACCAGGAGGCATATGAGGCCCATCTGCGGACACCGCATTTCCTCAAATACAAGAACCAGACGGCGGACATGGTGACATCGCTGACGCTTATCGAGGTCGATCCGATCGCCATGCGTGCCAAGCCATGA
- a CDS encoding CoA-acylating methylmalonate-semialdehyde dehydrogenase has translation MREIGHFIGGKHVAGTSGRVSNVYNPATGEVQATVALASVEELRAAVENAKAAQPKWAATNPQRRARVFFKFVELLNKHMDELAELISKEHGKTIEDAKGDVIRGLEVCEFVCGIPHLAKGEFTEGAGPAIDMYSIRQPVGIGAGITPFNFPGMIPMWMFAPAIACGNAFILKPSERDPSLPIRLGELMIEAGLPAGILNVVNGDKGAVDAILTDPDIGAVSFVGSTPIARYVYGTAAMNGKRAQCFGGAKNHMIIMPDADMDQAVNALMGAGYGSAGERCMAISVAVPVGEETANRLVEKLTPKIESLRIGPYTDDKADMGPLVTKDAYNRVRGLIDRGIEEGAKLVVDGRDFKLQGYEDGYFVGGCLFDHVTPEMDIYKTEIFGPVLSVVRANNYEEALSLPMKHEYGNGVAIYTRDGDAARDFASRINIGMIGINVPIPVPLAYHSFGGWKASSFGDLNQHGTDSIKFWTKTKTVTARWPSGIKSGAEFVMPTMK, from the coding sequence ATGCGTGAGATCGGTCATTTCATCGGCGGCAAGCATGTTGCCGGCACCAGCGGCCGCGTGAGCAACGTTTATAACCCGGCAACCGGCGAAGTGCAGGCGACGGTCGCGCTGGCAAGCGTCGAGGAACTGCGCGCCGCAGTCGAAAACGCCAAGGCCGCGCAGCCGAAATGGGCTGCCACCAATCCGCAGCGCCGCGCCCGCGTCTTCTTCAAGTTCGTCGAACTCCTGAACAAGCACATGGACGAACTTGCCGAATTGATTTCCAAGGAACACGGCAAGACGATCGAGGATGCCAAGGGCGACGTCATCCGCGGCCTCGAAGTCTGCGAATTCGTTTGCGGTATCCCGCATCTCGCCAAGGGCGAATTCACCGAGGGTGCAGGCCCGGCGATCGACATGTATTCGATCCGCCAGCCGGTCGGCATCGGCGCCGGCATCACGCCTTTCAACTTCCCCGGCATGATCCCGATGTGGATGTTTGCGCCGGCGATCGCCTGCGGCAACGCCTTCATCCTGAAGCCCTCCGAGCGTGATCCCTCCCTGCCGATCCGTCTCGGCGAGTTGATGATCGAGGCCGGCCTGCCGGCCGGCATCCTCAACGTCGTCAACGGCGACAAGGGCGCGGTCGACGCGATCCTCACCGATCCCGATATCGGCGCCGTTTCCTTCGTCGGCTCGACGCCGATCGCCCGCTACGTCTATGGCACGGCGGCGATGAACGGCAAGCGCGCCCAGTGCTTCGGCGGCGCCAAAAACCACATGATCATCATGCCGGATGCCGATATGGACCAGGCCGTCAACGCGCTGATGGGCGCGGGCTACGGTTCGGCCGGCGAGCGCTGCATGGCGATCTCGGTTGCCGTTCCGGTCGGCGAAGAGACCGCCAACCGCCTCGTCGAGAAGCTGACGCCGAAGATCGAATCGCTGCGCATCGGTCCCTACACCGACGACAAGGCCGATATGGGCCCGCTCGTCACCAAGGATGCCTATAACCGCGTCCGCGGCCTGATCGACCGCGGCATCGAGGAAGGCGCCAAGCTCGTCGTCGACGGCCGCGATTTCAAGCTCCAGGGCTATGAAGACGGCTATTTCGTCGGCGGCTGCCTGTTCGACCACGTCACGCCCGAGATGGACATCTACAAGACCGAGATCTTCGGACCCGTCCTCTCCGTCGTTCGCGCCAACAACTATGAGGAAGCGCTATCGCTGCCGATGAAGCACGAATACGGCAACGGCGTCGCCATCTACACCCGCGACGGCGATGCCGCCCGCGATTTCGCCTCGCGCATCAATATCGGCATGATCGGTATCAACGTTCCGATCCCGGTTCCGCTCGCCTACCACTCCTTCGGCGGCTGGAAGGCGTCGAGCTTCGGCGACCTCAACCAGCACGGCACGGATTCGATCAAGTTCTGGACGAAGACCAAGACCGTCACCGCCCGCTGGCCCTCGGGCATCAAGAGCGGCGCCGAATTCGTCATGCCGACGATGAAGTGA
- the rirA gene encoding iron-responsive transcriptional regulator RirA, whose product MRLTKQTNYAVRMLMYCAANDGHLSRIPEIARAYGVSELFLFKILQPLNKAGLVETVRGRNGGVRLGKPAASISLFDVVRVTEDSFAMAECFEDDGMVECPLVDSCGLNSALRKALNAFFAVLSEYSIDDLVKARPQINFLLGITGEQPYRKPAIVAPAA is encoded by the coding sequence ATGCGGTTGACGAAGCAGACCAACTATGCGGTTCGCATGTTGATGTATTGTGCTGCCAATGACGGGCACCTGAGCCGGATTCCGGAAATCGCCAGGGCCTACGGCGTTTCCGAACTCTTTCTTTTCAAGATCCTCCAGCCGCTCAACAAGGCGGGTCTGGTCGAGACCGTGCGCGGCCGCAACGGCGGTGTGCGCTTGGGCAAGCCGGCGGCCAGCATCAGCCTTTTCGATGTGGTGCGGGTGACGGAAGACAGTTTCGCCATGGCCGAATGCTTCGAGGATGACGGCATGGTCGAATGCCCGCTGGTCGACAGCTGCGGCTTGAATTCGGCGCTGCGCAAGGCGCTCAACGCCTTCTTCGCCGTGCTGTCGGAATATTCCATCGACGATCTCGTCAAGGCGCGTCCGCAGATCAATTTCCTTCTCGGAATCACCGGCGAGCAGCCCTATCGCAAACCCGCGATCGTTGCGCCGGCCGCCTGA
- a CDS encoding ABC transporter substrate-binding protein — MKKISVMLAATALISVMATSAWSKTLVYCSEGSPEGFDPSLYTAGTTFDASSRTVYSRLVEFKHGGTEIEPGLADSWSVSADGTEYTFKLHPGVKYQTTDFFTPTRDFNADDVVFSFERQLKSDNPWNKYVEGGSYEYAAGMGFPELIKSVEKVDDLTVKFTLNHPEAPFLADLAMDFASIVSKEYADKLAADGKMAQLNQQPLGTGPFTFVAYQPDAVIRYKANETYFKGKEKIDDLVFAITSDAAVRAQKLKAGECHLIPYPNAADVPELKKDENLTVMEQAGLNVGFLAYNTQMAPFDKPDVRRALNMAINKQAIIDAVFQGAAAVAKNPIPPTMWSYNDAVQDDKYDPDAAKKALADAGVKDLSMKVWAMPVSRPYMLNARRAAELIQADFAKAGVKVEIVTHEWAEYLKLSSDVKRDGAVILGWTGDNGDPDNFMDTLLGCDAVGGNNRAQWCNKEYDDLMTKAKLTADVGERTKAYEQAQLIFKKEAPWATLDHSLVFVPMSKKVSGFFMDPLGIHRFDGVDVSE, encoded by the coding sequence ATGAAAAAGATCTCTGTCATGCTGGCAGCGACGGCCTTGATTTCGGTCATGGCGACGTCGGCCTGGTCCAAGACCCTTGTTTATTGCTCCGAGGGCTCGCCGGAAGGCTTCGACCCGAGCCTCTACACGGCAGGCACGACCTTCGACGCCTCATCGCGCACGGTCTATAGCCGCCTCGTCGAATTCAAGCATGGCGGCACCGAGATCGAGCCCGGCCTCGCCGACAGCTGGAGCGTTTCGGCCGACGGCACGGAATACACCTTCAAGCTTCATCCGGGGGTCAAGTATCAGACCACCGACTTCTTCACGCCGACGCGCGATTTCAACGCCGACGACGTCGTGTTCTCCTTCGAGCGCCAGCTGAAATCCGACAACCCGTGGAACAAATATGTCGAGGGCGGTTCTTACGAATACGCCGCCGGCATGGGCTTCCCGGAGCTGATCAAGTCGGTCGAGAAGGTCGATGACCTCACCGTCAAGTTCACGCTCAACCATCCCGAAGCGCCGTTCCTCGCCGACCTCGCCATGGACTTCGCTTCGATCGTCTCCAAGGAATATGCCGACAAGCTTGCCGCCGACGGCAAGATGGCGCAGCTGAACCAACAGCCGCTCGGCACCGGCCCCTTCACCTTCGTCGCCTACCAGCCGGATGCCGTCATCCGCTACAAGGCCAACGAAACCTATTTCAAGGGCAAGGAAAAGATCGACGATCTGGTGTTCGCCATCACCTCTGACGCCGCCGTCCGCGCCCAGAAGCTGAAGGCCGGCGAATGCCACCTGATCCCCTATCCGAATGCAGCCGACGTGCCGGAACTGAAGAAGGATGAAAATCTGACGGTAATGGAACAGGCCGGCCTCAATGTCGGCTTCCTCGCCTACAACACCCAGATGGCCCCGTTCGACAAGCCGGACGTTCGCCGCGCGCTGAACATGGCGATCAACAAGCAGGCGATCATCGACGCCGTCTTCCAGGGTGCGGCGGCCGTTGCCAAGAACCCGATCCCGCCGACGATGTGGTCGTATAACGACGCCGTTCAGGACGACAAGTACGATCCGGATGCCGCCAAGAAGGCGCTCGCCGATGCCGGCGTCAAGGATCTCAGCATGAAGGTCTGGGCGATGCCGGTGTCGCGCCCCTACATGCTGAACGCGCGCCGCGCCGCCGAACTGATCCAGGCCGATTTCGCCAAGGCCGGCGTCAAGGTCGAGATCGTCACCCATGAATGGGCCGAATATCTGAAGCTTTCCTCCGACGTGAAGCGCGACGGCGCCGTCATCCTCGGCTGGACCGGCGACAACGGCGACCCGGATAATTTCATGGATACGCTGCTCGGCTGCGATGCCGTCGGCGGCAATAACCGCGCCCAGTGGTGCAACAAGGAATACGACGACCTGATGACCAAGGCCAAGCTGACCGCCGATGTCGGCGAGCGCACCAAGGCCTACGAGCAGGCCCAGCTGATCTTCAAGAAGGAAGCTCCCTGGGCGACGCTTGACCACTCGCTCGTCTTCGTGCCGATGAGCAAGAAGGTCTCGGGCTTCTTCATGGATCCGCTCGGCATTCACCGTTTCGACGGCGTCGACGTATCCGAATAA
- a CDS encoding ABC transporter permease subunit: MLRFFIGRFAVLIPTFLGVSLIAFSFIRMLPGDPVMLLSGERVMAPERHAQIMHDLGFDRPMYVQYFDYLGKVLHGDLGTSIVTKRPVLGEFLTLFPATLELSFCAIILAVCLGVPAGVFAAVKRGTWFDQSVMGVALIGYSMPIFWWGLLLIIFFSGYLGWTPVSGRISLMYFFKPVTGFMLVDSLLSGQKGAFASAVSYLILPTIVLATIPLAVIARQTRSAMLEVLGEDYVRTARSKGLKPLRVVGVHALRNAMIPVITTIGLQIGVLLAGAILTETIFSWPGIGKWMVDSVFKRDYAVVQGGLLLIAGVIMMVNLIVDVLYGFINPRIRH, encoded by the coding sequence ATGTTGCGTTTTTTCATCGGCCGCTTTGCGGTGCTGATCCCGACATTCCTCGGCGTTTCCCTCATTGCCTTCTCGTTCATCCGCATGCTTCCCGGCGATCCCGTCATGCTTCTGTCGGGTGAACGTGTCATGGCGCCGGAACGGCACGCCCAGATCATGCACGATCTCGGTTTCGACCGGCCCATGTATGTGCAGTATTTCGATTATCTCGGAAAAGTGCTGCACGGCGATCTCGGCACCTCGATCGTCACCAAGCGGCCGGTTCTCGGCGAATTCCTCACGTTGTTTCCGGCAACGCTGGAGCTTTCGTTCTGTGCCATCATCCTCGCCGTCTGTCTTGGCGTGCCCGCCGGCGTCTTTGCGGCCGTCAAGCGAGGCACGTGGTTCGATCAGAGCGTGATGGGCGTGGCGCTCATCGGTTATTCCATGCCGATTTTCTGGTGGGGGCTGCTGCTCATCATTTTCTTCTCCGGCTATCTCGGCTGGACGCCGGTTTCCGGCCGCATCTCGCTGATGTATTTCTTCAAGCCGGTCACCGGCTTCATGCTGGTCGACAGCCTGTTATCCGGCCAGAAGGGGGCTTTCGCCTCGGCCGTCAGCTACCTCATTCTGCCGACCATCGTGCTGGCGACCATCCCGCTTGCCGTGATCGCACGCCAGACACGTTCGGCAATGCTCGAGGTTCTGGGAGAGGATTATGTCCGCACGGCGCGCTCGAAGGGCCTGAAGCCGTTGCGTGTCGTCGGCGTGCATGCACTGCGCAATGCGATGATCCCCGTCATCACCACGATCGGTCTGCAGATCGGCGTCCTTCTTGCCGGCGCCATCCTCACGGAGACGATCTTCTCCTGGCCGGGTATCGGCAAATGGATGGTCGATTCGGTTTTCAAGCGCGATTACGCCGTGGTCCAGGGCGGTCTTCTCCTGATCGCCGGCGTCATCATGATGGTCAATCTGATTGTTGATGTTCTCTACGGCTTCATCAATCCGCGCATTCGTCACTAG
- a CDS encoding ABC transporter permease subunit — protein sequence MSTVTVKTGQPSALAEFWHYFSRNKGAVIGLVIFIVILVVAVFAPLFAPHEPNEQNRAVLLAVPAWMEGGSASFPLGTDAVGRDILSRLIYGARFSLFIGVVVVTLSVISGVLIGLVAGYFRGKVDTAIMRLMDIILAFPSLLLALVLVAVLGPGLTNAMIAISLVNQPHFVRLTRASVISEREKEYVIASRVAGAGTLRLMFKTILPNCLGPLIVQATLAFSAAILDAAALGFLGMGAQPPTPEWGTMLAESREFISRAWWVVTFPGLAILITVLAINLMGDGLRDALDPKLKRS from the coding sequence ATGAGCACGGTCACCGTCAAAACCGGCCAGCCATCCGCTCTTGCGGAATTCTGGCATTATTTCTCCCGCAACAAGGGCGCCGTCATCGGCCTCGTGATCTTCATCGTCATCCTGGTCGTCGCAGTCTTCGCGCCGCTCTTTGCGCCGCATGAACCGAACGAGCAGAACCGTGCGGTGCTGCTGGCCGTGCCGGCCTGGATGGAGGGCGGCAGCGCCTCCTTCCCGCTCGGAACGGATGCCGTCGGCCGCGATATCCTCTCGCGGCTGATCTATGGTGCGCGTTTCTCGCTGTTCATCGGCGTCGTCGTCGTCACGCTTTCGGTCATCTCAGGCGTGCTAATCGGCCTCGTCGCCGGATATTTCCGCGGCAAGGTCGATACGGCGATCATGCGCCTGATGGATATCATCCTGGCTTTCCCGTCGCTGCTGCTTGCACTTGTGCTGGTGGCGGTGCTCGGCCCCGGCCTTACCAATGCGATGATCGCGATTTCGCTGGTCAACCAGCCGCATTTCGTGCGGCTGACGCGTGCTTCGGTCATATCGGAGCGCGAGAAGGAATATGTGATCGCTTCGCGTGTCGCCGGTGCCGGCACGCTGCGCCTGATGTTCAAGACGATCCTGCCGAACTGTCTTGGGCCGCTGATCGTCCAGGCGACGCTCGCCTTTTCGGCGGCGATCCTCGATGCGGCCGCCCTCGGCTTCCTCGGCATGGGCGCCCAGCCGCCGACACCCGAATGGGGCACGATGCTGGCCGAATCCCGTGAGTTCATCTCGCGCGCCTGGTGGGTCGTAACATTCCCGGGTCTTGCCATCCTCATCACCGTTCTCGCCATCAACCTGATGGGTGACGGCCTGCGCGATGCGCTCGACCCCAAGCTGAAGAGGTCGTGA
- a CDS encoding ABC transporter ATP-binding protein encodes MPLLEIENLTVEFQTSSGLFRAVDGVSLTCDKGEILSVVGESGSGKSVAMLALMGLLPWTAKITADRLQFDGQDLRGISARQRRRIVGKDMAMIFQEPMSSLNPCFTVGFQLGETLRFHMGLNRKERRERSIELLNLVGIPAPEDRLSNFPHQMSGGMSQRVMIAMALACNPKLLIADEPTTALDVTIQAQILDLLVRLQKEHGMALVLITHDMGVVAETAERVQVQYAGQKVEEQPVRALFRDPHHPYTAALLAALPERAKVGQRLPSIAGVVPGQHGRPTGCLFAPRCGYATVECDRGVVRQGPELGLALCNYPLKDGKPLGHPGVMANETAGDLV; translated from the coding sequence ATGCCACTTCTCGAAATCGAAAATCTGACCGTTGAATTCCAGACGTCATCCGGTCTGTTCCGCGCCGTCGACGGCGTGTCGCTCACCTGCGACAAGGGCGAGATCCTGTCGGTCGTCGGTGAATCCGGCTCGGGCAAATCCGTCGCCATGCTGGCCCTGATGGGGCTTCTGCCCTGGACGGCAAAAATCACCGCCGATCGCCTGCAGTTCGATGGCCAGGATCTGCGCGGCATCTCCGCCCGCCAGCGCCGCAGGATCGTCGGCAAGGACATGGCGATGATCTTCCAGGAGCCGATGTCGAGCCTCAATCCGTGCTTCACGGTCGGCTTCCAGCTCGGTGAGACACTGCGCTTCCATATGGGCCTCAACCGGAAGGAGCGTCGCGAACGTTCGATCGAGCTTCTGAACCTCGTCGGCATTCCGGCGCCGGAAGACCGCCTGTCGAACTTCCCGCATCAGATGTCCGGCGGCATGAGCCAGCGCGTCATGATCGCCATGGCGCTCGCCTGCAATCCGAAGCTTCTGATCGCCGACGAGCCGACCACCGCGCTCGACGTGACCATCCAGGCACAGATCCTCGATCTGCTCGTGCGCCTGCAGAAGGAGCACGGCATGGCGCTGGTGCTGATCACCCACGACATGGGTGTCGTCGCCGAAACAGCCGAGCGCGTGCAGGTGCAATATGCCGGCCAGAAGGTCGAGGAACAGCCGGTAAGGGCGCTGTTCCGCGATCCGCACCATCCTTATACGGCAGCCCTGCTCGCCGCTTTGCCGGAGCGCGCCAAAGTCGGCCAGCGCCTTCCCTCGATCGCCGGTGTGGTTCCGGGCCAGCATGGCCGTCCGACAGGCTGTCTTTTCGCGCCGCGCTGCGGCTACGCCACGGTCGAATGCGATCGCGGCGTCGTCCGCCAGGGGCCGGAGCTCGGGCTGGCACTGTGCAACTATCCTTTGAAGGATGGCAAGCCGCTCGGGCATCCCGGGGTCATGGCCAATGAAACCGCAGGAGACCTGGTATGA
- a CDS encoding peptide ABC transporter ATP-binding protein: MTGAVLEGRDLARFYTVNRGLFKADATVKALNGVSFSLHSGKTLAVVGESGCGKSTLARLVTMIEDPTAGELLIDGKPARVGDRSLRSQVQIVFQNPYGSLNPRQKVGAILDEPLKINTDLDAAARRRKVEEMMARVGLRPEHHGRYPHMFSGGQRQRIAIARALMLRPKVLVLDEPVSALDLSIQAQVLNLLMDLQKEMGLAYLFISHGLSVVHHIADEVMVMYLGRPIETGPAAEVFARPRHPYTAALLSATPIADPEREKNRIRLQGELPSPLKPPSGCHFNPRCWKAQDHCRQVSPELRGEGAQQYACHFPLD, from the coding sequence ATGACCGGCGCTGTTCTCGAGGGCAGGGATCTCGCCCGCTTCTACACCGTCAACCGCGGTCTCTTCAAAGCCGATGCCACCGTCAAGGCGCTGAACGGCGTCAGCTTCAGTCTCCATTCCGGCAAGACACTTGCCGTCGTCGGCGAATCCGGCTGCGGCAAGTCGACGCTCGCCCGCCTGGTCACGATGATCGAGGACCCGACGGCCGGCGAATTGCTGATCGACGGCAAGCCCGCCCGCGTCGGCGACCGCAGCCTGCGCAGCCAGGTGCAGATCGTCTTCCAGAATCCTTACGGCTCGCTCAACCCGCGCCAGAAGGTCGGCGCGATCCTCGATGAGCCGCTGAAGATCAATACCGATCTCGATGCGGCCGCCCGCCGCCGCAAGGTGGAGGAGATGATGGCCCGCGTCGGCCTGCGTCCGGAGCATCACGGCCGCTATCCCCATATGTTCTCCGGCGGCCAGCGCCAGCGCATCGCCATTGCCCGCGCTTTGATGCTGCGGCCGAAGGTGCTGGTGCTGGACGAACCGGTTTCGGCCCTCGATCTCTCGATCCAGGCGCAGGTGCTGAACCTCTTGATGGACCTGCAGAAGGAGATGGGGTTAGCCTATCTGTTCATCTCGCACGGCCTCTCCGTCGTTCATCACATCGCCGACGAGGTGATGGTGATGTATCTCGGCCGGCCGATCGAAACCGGCCCTGCTGCCGAGGTCTTCGCCCGGCCGCGCCACCCCTATACGGCAGCTCTGCTATCGGCCACGCCGATCGCCGATCCCGAGCGCGAGAAGAACCGCATCCGCCTGCAGGGCGAATTGCCGTCGCCATTGAAGCCGCCGTCCGGCTGCCACTTCAATCCGCGCTGCTGGAAGGCGCAGGACCATTGTCGCCAGGTTTCCCCCGAATTAAGGGGAGAAGGTGCACAACAATATGCCTGTCACTTCCCGCTCGATTGA
- a CDS encoding gluconokinase: MQERMNKPHAIIVMGVSGCGKSSVGERLAEALHLAFVEGDALHPAANVEKMSKGIPLIDEDRMPWLDRIGEEMKASLEKGEGIIVSCSALKRLYRDRLRAAVGGNLFFVYLEGSRALLTKRMGERKGHFMPVSLLESQLATLEVPTGEPGVVTVDIDDMVDGIAAIALKGLASLGIMA, translated from the coding sequence ATGCAGGAGCGGATGAACAAACCCCATGCGATCATCGTCATGGGCGTCAGCGGCTGCGGCAAATCCTCCGTCGGCGAAAGGCTCGCCGAGGCCCTGCACTTGGCCTTCGTCGAAGGTGATGCGCTGCATCCGGCCGCCAATGTCGAGAAGATGTCGAAGGGCATTCCGCTGATCGATGAGGATCGGATGCCCTGGCTCGACCGCATCGGCGAAGAGATGAAGGCCTCGCTGGAAAAGGGCGAGGGCATCATCGTCTCCTGCTCAGCGCTGAAACGCCTCTATCGCGACCGGCTGCGGGCGGCTGTCGGCGGCAATCTGTTCTTCGTCTATCTCGAGGGCTCAAGAGCGCTGCTGACGAAACGCATGGGCGAGCGCAAGGGACATTTCATGCCGGTGTCGCTGCTCGAAAGCCAACTGGCGACGCTTGAGGTGCCCACAGGCGAGCCGGGCGTCGTCACCGTCGATATCGACGACATGGTGGACGGCATCGCTGCGATCGCTCTCAAAGGTCTCGCTTCTCTCGGCATCATGGCTTGA